TGGGGACGACGGCGGTGAGGGTCTCCCAGTCGGTGTGGTTCCAGATGCCCCAGGTGTTCAGGCCCTCCTGTTCCAGGACGTGGCGTTTGCCGAGGTCGGCGACGGCTGTGGCCACGGCGGCGCCCGTGTCGCGGCCGCCGACGAAGGAGACGCAGCCGATCTCGGGGGCGCGGACCAGCGCCTCGGACAGTTCACGTCCGCTGCCGCTGACCAGCGTGACGGGGACGCCTTCGCGGGCGGCGAGCGCACTGGCGAGGGTGAGGCAGGCGACGCCGCCGTCGGTGGGTGTCTTGGCGATGACGGCGTTGCCCGCCAGTGCTTGGACCAGCATCGCGTGGACGAGCACGCTCATGGGGTAGTTCCAGCTGGCGATGTTGGAGACCGGGCCGTCGAGGGGGACGCGCCCTTGGACCATGGGTTCGATGCCGTCGACGTACCAGCGGACGCCGTCGATGGCCCGGTCCACGTCGGCCTGTGCCAGCCGCCAGGGCTTGCCGATCTCCCAGACGAGGAGCAGGGCGAGCAGTTCGCGGTGCTGGGTGAGGGCGTCGAGGGTGGCGGCGACCCGGGCGCGGCGTTCGGCGAGGGGGACGTGGCGCCAGGCGCGGTGCTGGTCGAGACAGGCCCGGACGGCGTGGTGGGCGGTGGCGCCGTCCAGTCGGGGCGGGCCCGCGACGGGGCTGCCGTCGACGGGGCTGGTGGCGGGCAGCGCCCGGCCGTCGGCCTGCCAGGAGTTGTTCCAGAGGTTGAGGACCCGGTCGTCCCGGAAGGCCTCGGGGGCGACGGCGAGACAGCGCCGCCAGGCGTCGGTCCAGGCGGTGCCGGCCTTGAGGGTGAGGGCGGGGGCGGGTGTCGGTGTGGGGGTCATGTCACGCACCGCCTTCCAGGGCGGCCAGGACGAGGCGGGCCGTCTCGGTGGGGGTGTTCCCGACCCGTACCCCGACCGCCTCCAGCGCCTCCTTCTTCGCCCGCGCCGTACCGGAGGAGCCGGAGACGATCGCGCCGGCGTGGCCCATCGTCCTGCCCTCGGGAGCGGTGAAGCCGGCGATGTAGCCGACGACCGGCTTGGTGACGTGGTCGCGGACGTACGCGGCGGCGCGTTCCTCGGCGTCGCCGCCGATCTCGCCGATGAGGACGATCAGTTCGGTGTCGGGGTCGTCCTGGAAGGCGGCGAGGCAGTCGATGTGGGTGGTGCCGACGACGGGGTCGCCGCCGATGCCGACGCAGGTGGAGAAGCCGGTGTCGCGGAGTTCGTACATGAGCTGGTAGGTCAGGGTGCCGGACTTGGAGACGAGGCCGACGCGTCCGGGCTTGGTGATGTCGGCGGGGATGATGCCCGCGTTGGACTGGCCGGGGGTGATCAGGCCGGGGCAGTTGGGGCCGACGATCCGGGTGCCCTTGGCCCGCGCGTAGGCCGTGAAGGCGACGGAGTCGTGGACGGGGATGCCCTCGGTGATGACGACGGCGAGGCCGATCCCCGCGTCGGCTGCCTCGACGACGGCCGCCTTGGCGAAGGCGGGCGGGACGAAGACGACGGTGACGTCGGCGCCGGTGGCCTCGATGCCCTCGTGGACCGAGCCGAAGACGGGGACGGCACGGTCGTCGAAGTCGACCGTGCGGCCGGCCTTGCGGGGGTTGACGCCGCCGACGACGTTCGTGCCGGCCGCGAGCATGCGGCGGGTGTGCTTCATGCCCTCGCCGCCGGTCATGCCCTGGACGAGGACCTTGCTCTCCTTGGTGAGGTAGATGGCCATGTCCGGGCTCCTCAGTTCGCGTGGGCGAGGTCGGCGGCGCGGCGCGCGGCGCCGTCCATGGTGGTGGCCTGGTGGACGAGGGGGTGGTCGCGGTCGTCGAGGATCGCCCGGCCGCGTACGGCGTTGTTGCCGTCGAGGCGGACGACGAGCGGTTTGGTCAACTGGACGCTGTCCAGGGCCTGGACGATGCCGTCGGCGACCGCGTCGCAGGCGGTGATCCCGCCGAAGACGTTGACGAAGACGGACTTCACGGCCGGGTCGGAGAGGATGACGGAGAGGCCGTCGGCCATGATCTGGGCGGAGGCGCCGCCGCCGATGTCGAGGAAGTTGGCGGGGCGGGCGCCGCAGCCGGCGACCACGTCGAGGGTCGACATGACGAGTCCGGCGCCGTTGCCGATGACGCCGACCTCGCCGTCCAGTTTCACGTAGTTGAGGCCCTTGGCGGCGGCCGCCGCCTCCAGCGGGTCGTCGGGCGCGAAGCCCTCGTCGCCCCAACGGGTCTGCCGGAAACCGGCGTTGTCGTCGAGGGTGACCTTGCCGTCGAGGGCGAGGATGCGGCCCTTTTCGGTGCGGACGAGCGGGTTGACCTCGACGAGGAGGGCGTCCTCGCGGGTCAGCACCTCCCAGAGCCGCATGAGGACGTCGACGGTCTGCGGCGGCAGACCGGCCGCCTCGGCGATCTCGGACGCCTTCGCGGAGGTGACGCCCTCGACGGGGTCGACGGGTATCCGGGCCACGGCTTCCGGCCTGGTCGCCGCGACCTCCTCGATGTCCATGCCGCCCTCGGCCGAGGCGATCGCGAGGAAGCGGCCGGCGGCGCGGTCGAGGACGTACGAGACGTAGAACTCGCTCTCGATCGCGACGGGTTCGGCGATCATCACCTGGCGGACGGTGTGGCCCTTGATGTCCATGCCGAGGATCTGCCGTGCGGTCAGTTCGGTGGCGGCGGGGTCGGCGGCGAGCTTGACCCCGCCCGCCTTGCCGCGTCCGCCGGTCTTCACCTGGGCCTTGACGACGACGCGTCCGCCGAGTCGGCGGGCGATCTCGCGCGCCTCCTTGGGCGAGTCCGTGACCTCCGCCCGTGGCACCGGGATGCCGTGTTCCTCGAAGAGTTCCCTTGCCTGGTGTTCGAACAGGTCCATTCCGGCTCCTGACTCAAAAGTGCCGCACGCCCCCTGGACACCACCCACCGGATGCGGGATAACAAGCTTCATACAGTATTCGTCGACTGTATGCAATCAACCGCGAGCGCGCTCCAACCCCTAGGAAGACCCCTACGAAGGGACAGGACTCCGCCATGCCCGACGGCAACAGCCAGGACCTCATTTCCGGTGGTCACCTCGTCGCGAAGGCACTCAAAGCGGAGGGTGTGGAGGTCATCTACACCCTGTGCGGCGGCCACATCATCGACATCTACGACGGCTGCGTCGACGAGGGCATCGAGGTCGTCGACGTCCGCCACGAGCAGGTCGCCGCCCACGCCGCCGACGGCTACGCCCGGATCACCGGCAGGCCCGGCTGCGCGGTCGTCACCGCCGGCCCCGGTACGACCGACGCCGTGACCGGCGTCGCCAACGCCTTCCGCGCGGAGTCCCCGATGCTGCTGATCGGCGGCCAGGGCGCGCACACCCAGCACAAGATGGGGTCCCTCCAGGACCTGCCGCACGTCGACATGATGACCCCGATCACCAAGTTCGCGGCCACCGTGCCGGACACGGCCCGCGCCGCCGACATGGTGTCGATGGCGTTCCGCGAGTGCTACCACGGCGCCCCCGGGCCCTCCTTCCTGGAGATCCCGCGTGACGTCCTCGACGCCAAGGTGCCCGTCGAGAAGGCGCGCGTACCGAAGGCCGGCGCCTACCGGGCCTCGACCCGCTCGGCCGGCGACCCCGAGGCCATCGAGAAGCTCGCCGACCTGCTGGTGCACGCGGAGAGGCCCGCGATCCTGCTGGGCAGCCAGGTGTGGACCACGCGCGGCACCGAGTCCGCGATCGAGCTGGTGCGGACGCTGAACATCCCGGCCTACATGAACGGCGCGGGGCGGGGCACGCTCCCGCCCGGCGACCCGCACCACTTCCAGCTCTCCCGCCGGTACGCGTTCTCAGGCGCCGACGTCATCGTCATCGTCGGCACGCCCTTCGACTTCCGCATGGGCTACGGCAAGCGGCTGTCGCCGGACGCGACCGTCGTGCAGATCGACCTCGACTACCGGACCGTCGGCAAGAACCGCGACATCGACCTCGGGATCGTCGGCGACGCGGGCCTCGTGCTCAAGTCGGTGACGGAGGCGGCCTCCGGGCGCCTCAACGGGGGCGCGTCGAAGCGCAAGGAGTGGCTCGACGAGCTGCGTGCCGCCGAGCAGACCGCCATCGAGAAGCGGCTGCCCAGCCTGAGGTCCGACGCCTCGCCCATCCACCCCTACCGGCTGGTCAGCGAGATCAACGACTTCCTCACCGAGGACTCCGTCTACATCGGCGACGGCGGCGACATCGTCACCTTCTCCGGTCAGGTCGTGCAGCCCAAGTCACCCGGGCACTGGATGGACCCGGGCCCCCTCGGCACGCTCGGCGTCGGCGTCCCCTTCGTGCTCGCCGCGAAGAAGGCACGGCCCGACAAGGAGGTGGTGGCCCTCTTCGGCGACGGCGCCTTCTCCCTCACCGGCTGGGACTTCGAGACCCTGGTCCGCTACGACCTGCCCTTCGTCGGGATCGTCGGCAACAACTCCTCGATGAACCAGATCCGTTACGGCCAGAAGGCCAAGTACGGCGAGGAGCGGGAACGGATCGGCAACACCCTCGGCGACGTCCACTACGACAAGTTCGCCCAGATGCTGGGCGGTTACGGCGAGGAGGTCCGCGACCCCGCCGACATCGGGCCCGCGCTCCGGCGCGCCCGTGAGTCCGGCAAGCCGTCGCTCATCAACGTCTGGGTCGACCCGGACGCGTACGCCCCCGGAACCATGAACCAGACGATGTACAAGTGAGGTGCCCCCGATGACCCCTACCGCAGGAACGTCGACCAAGGCTCTCGAAGGCATCCGCGTCCTCGACATGACGCACGTCCAGTCCGGCCCGTCCGCCACCCAACTGCTCGCCTGGCTCGGCGCGGACGTGGTGAAGCTGGAGGCGCCGACCGGGGACATCACGCGCAAGCAGCTGCGCGACCTCCCGGACGTCGACTCCCTCTACTTCACGATGCTCAACTGCAACAAGCGGAGCATCACCCTCAACACCAAGACCGAGCGCGGCAAGGAGATCCTCACCGAACTGATCCGGCGCTCCGACGTCATGGTCGAGAACTTCGGACCGGGCGCGGTCGACCGCATGGGCTTCACCTGGGACCGCATCCAGGAGATCAATCCGCGGATCGTCTATGCCTCCATCAAGGGGTTCGGGGACGGTCCCTACACCAACTTCAAAGCGTACGAGGTCGTCGCGCAGGCCATGGGCGGGTCCATGGCGACCACCGGCTTCGAGGAGGGACCGCCGCTGGCGACGGGGGCCCAGATCGGGGACTCCGGAACGGGCGTCCACGCCGTGGCGGGGATCCTCGCGGCGCTGTACCAGCGGGAGAGCACCGGGCGCGGCCAGCGGGTCAACGTGGCCATGCAGCACGCCGTTCTCAACCTCTGCCGGGTGAAGCTGAGGGACCAGCAGCGGCTGGCACACGGCCCGCTGCGTGAATATCCCAACGAGGACTTCGGCGACGAGGTTCCCAGGTCCGGCAACGCGTCCGGCGGAGGTCAGCCCGGCTGGGCCGTGAGGTGCGCGCCGGGCGGCCCGAACGACTACGTGTACGTCATCGTGCAGCCCGTCGGCTGGCAGCCGCTCAGCGAACTCATCGGCCGGCCGGAGCTCGCGGACGACCCCGAGTGGGCGACGCCGGAGGCCCGCCTCCCCAAGCTCAACAAGATGTTCCAGCTCATCGAGGAGTGGTCGGCCACGCTCCCCAAGTGGGAGGTGCTGGAGCGCCTCAACGCGCACAACATCCCCTGCGGGCCGATCCTCTCCACCAAGGAGATCATCGAGGACGAGTCGCTGGTCTCCAACGAGATGGTCGTCACCGTGCCGCACCCCGAGCGCGGCGAGTTCGTGACCGTCGGCAGCCCGCTGAAGCTGTCCGACTCCCCCGTGGACGTGACCAGTTCCCCCTTGCTCGGCGAGCACAACGAAGAGGTCTACGTCGGCGAGCTGGGCCTCGGCGACGAGGAACTGCGCCTGCTCAAGTCGAACGGAGTGATCTGATTGATGGCCGAAGACCGGGTGCTGAGGGTGCGCACGCTCCTCGACGCCGTACGGGCCGAGGGCCGCAGTGCGCTGACCGCTCCCGAGGGCAAGGTGATCGCCGACGCGTACGGGATCGCCGTACCCGGCGAGGAACTGGCGCGGGACGTCGAGGAGGCGGTGTCGTACGCGGCGCGCTTCGGCGGGCCGGTGGTGATGAAGATCGTGTCGCCGGACATCCTGCACAAGACCGACGCGGGCGGTGTGATCGTCGGGGTGGAGGGCGCGGCCGACGTACGGGCCGCGTTCCACACCGTCGTCGACAACGCGCGCGCGTACGCGCCCGCCGCCCGTATCGAGGGCGTCCAGGTGCAGGAGCTGCTGCCGAAGGGGCAGGAGGTCATCGTCGGCGCGGTGACGGACCCGACGTTCGGGAAGGTCGTCGCGTTCGGGCTCGGCGGCGTGCTGGTGGAGGTCCTCAAGGACGTGACGTTCCGGCTCGCGCCGGTCGACGCGGACGAGGCGCTGTCGATGCTGGACTCGATCCGCGCGGCGGAGATCCTGCACGGGGTGCGCGGGGCGCCGGCCGTGGACCGGTGGGCGATCGCCGAGCAGATCCGCCGGGTCTCCGAACTCGTCGCTGACTTCCCGGAGATCGCCGAGGTGGATCTCAACCCGGTGATCGCGACCCCGGAGGGGGCGGTCGCGGCGGACATCCGGGTGATCCTCGCGGAGTCGGTGCCGAAGCCGCGGCGAAGGTACACGCGCGAGGAGATCCTCACGTCGATGCGTCGGCTGATGCAGCCGTCGTCGGTCGCCGTGATCGGGGCTTCCAACGAGCAGGGCAAGATCGGCAATTCGGTGATGCGCAACCTCGTCGACGGGGGTTTCGCCGGGGAGATCCATCCGGTGAACCCCAAGGCCGATGACATTCTGGGCCGCAAGGCGTACAAGAGTGTCACGGACGTTCCCGGTGAGGTGGATGTGGCGGTCTTCGCGATCCCCGCCAAGTTCGTGGCCGCGGCTCTGGAGGAGGTGGGCCGCAAGGGCATCCCCAACGCCGTACTGATCCCGTCGGGTTTCGCGGAGACCGGCGAGCACGAACTCCAGGGCGAGATCGTGGCGATCGCCGAACGGTACGGCGTCCGGCTGCTCGGGCCGAACATCTACGGCTACTACTCGACCTGGCAGGACCTCTGCGCCACGTTCTGCACGCCGTACGACGTCAAGGGCGGGGTGGCGCTGACCTCGCAGTCCGGCGGCATCGGGATGGCCATCCTGGGCTTCGCGCGCACCACGAAGACGGGGGTGTCGGCGATCGTCGGGCTCGGCAACAAGTCGGACCTGGACGAGGACGACCTGCTGACCTGGTTCGGCGAGGACCCGCACACCGAGTGCATCGCCATGCACCTGGAGGATCTGAAGGACGGGCGGGCCTTCGTGGAGGCCGCGCGGGCGACCGTCCCGAAGAAGCCGGTCGTCGTCCTGAAGGCGGGCCGTACGGCGGCCGGGGCGAAGGCAGCTGGCTCGCACACGGGCGCGCTCGCGGGCGACGACGCCGTGTACGAGGACATCCTCAAGCAGGCGGGTGTCATCAGGGCGCCGGGGCTGAACGACATGCTGGAGTACGCGCGCGCGTTGCCGGTGCTGCCGGCTCCGCGGGGCGACAACGTCGTGATCATCACGGGGGCCGGCGGCAGTGGCGTGCTGCTGTCGGACGCGGTGACCGACAACGGGCTGACCCTGATGGAGATCCCGCCGGACCTCGACGCGTCGTTCCGGACGTTCATCCCGCCGTTCGGGGCGGCCGGCAACCCGGTCGACATCACCGGGGGCGAGCCGCCGTCGACGTACGAGGCGACGATCCGGCTGGGCCTGGAGGACCCGCGCATCCACGCGCTCGTCCTCGGCTACTGGCACACCATCGTCACCCCACCGATGGTCTTCGCGGAACTCACCGCGCGCGTGGTGGCCGAGTTCCGCGAGCGCGGCGTCGAGAAGCCGGTCGTCGCGTCGCTCGCGGGCGACGTCGAGGTGGAGGAGGCCTGCCAGTACCTCTTCGAGCGGGGGGTCGTGGCGTACCCGTACACGACCGAGAAGCCCGTGGCCGTCCTCGGCGCGAAGTACCGCTGGGCCCGGGCGGCGGGACTGTTGGGGGGCGGTCGATGAGCTGAGCGACGGCTCGAACCACGGGGCCCGCGGCGACCGCTCACCGCGGGCCCCGGCGCAAAGAAGCACGGACAGGGGGCGCTGGCCAGACTTCTTCCACGCGGAGGGTTCGATCGACATGGCGACAACTGACATCTCCACACCCGTCCCCTACCGGGAGGTGACGGACGCAGGCGGCCGGATGTACCGGATCGGCGAGTCCGACCTGGACATCATGGGCCGCAAACGCAAGTGGATGGTCATCCTGCCGTGGGTGGGCATGATGGGCATCAGCTCGGCGGAGTACGCGTTCGCGTCCGCCGAGGAGACCCTGCACACGGCGCACAGCTGGAGCAACCAGCACATCTTCTGGATGCTGGGCGTCTGGGTGTTCTTCCAGGCAGCGGTGGCCTTCCCGGCCGGCAAGCTCCGTGAGAACGGCAAACTGCCCGCCCGCTGGGCGATGATGCTGGGCGCCGTGGGCACCCTGCTCGGGTACGTGTCCCTCGCGTTCGCACCGCACGTCGTCGTCGCGTACATCGGCTTCGGCATGTTCAGCGGCATGGGCGCCGGCATGGTGTACGCGACCTGCGTGAACATGGTCGGCAAGTGGTACCCGGAGCGTAAGGGCGGCAAGACCGGCTTCGTCAACGGCGGTTTCGCCTACGGCTCGGTGCCCTTCGTGTTCATCTTCACCGGGTACATGGACCTGACGAACTTCCGCTGGGTGCTCGTCTGTGTCGGTGTGTTCCTCGCGACGGTCGTCGCCGTGGCCGGCTATTTCTTCCAGGACCCGCCGAAGAACTGGTGGCCGGCCGAGGTCGACCCACTGCGCAAGCCGGACGACCCGCGCGCGCGGCGGGCGCTGGAGAAGAACCCGCCCGCCGTGAAGCAGTACACGCCGGGCGAGGCCTGGCGGACGGGCCGGGTCGCGTTGATGTGGTTCTGTCTGCTGTGCACCTCGGGTGTGAACATCTTCGGCATCGCCTTCCAGGTGCCGTTCGGCAACGAGGCGGGGTTCGCGGGCGGGATCGTGGCGACCGCCATGTCCCTGAAGGCGATCGTCAACGGCACGGGACGCGGTGTGATCGGCTGGCTCTCCGACCGCTACGGCCGCAAGCAGTGCCTGATCTTCGTGTGCATCGTGCTGGGCCTGTCCCAGTACGGCATCCTGTGGTCCGGCAACATCGGCAACCTGCCGCTCTTCCTGGTGTTCTCCAGCATCTCCGGCTTCGGCGGCGGCGCCATCTTCCCGATGTTCGCGGCGATGACCGCGGACTACTTCGGCGAGAACAACAACGCCTCCAACTACGGTCTGGTCTACAGCTCCAAGCTGGTCTCCGGTCTGCTCGGCTCCGGTATGGGCGCCGTGGTCGTGGGCGCCTGGGACTACGCGGGCGCCTTCCTGCTCGCCGGTACCATCTCGCTGTTCGCCGGTTGCGTGGCGGTCTTCCTGCACCCACCGGGGCGGCCCCGCAACCGTCGGATCACTCCCAACCCCCGTCCGCTCGGTGACGAAGTGGCCTGACGCCCTCGCGTACGGCAGCATGCGGCCGCCCCGTGGTCTCGCACCACGGGGCGGCCGCCTGCTGCCGTTGTCGCCCGGCGTCGGTCAGCACTTCTCCCGCAGCGAGTGCAGGTGCTCGCTGGAACGGCGGGCGAACGTGAAGGACTCGGCGGGGTTGTCGTGCTCGGCCTGCCAGTGGTGGGCGAGACGGTGGCCCTTCAGCCGGGTGACGGCCGAGATGAACTTCTGGTAGTCGATGTCGCCGTCGCCGACGTCCACCATGCGGTAGCCGAAGGGGTTCGACGGGTCGCTCTCGCCGTCCTTGACGTGGAAGAGCGGGTAGCGGTTCGGGCGGCGCAGGACGTAGTCGAGGGGCTCGAAGGGCGCGGAGGTGCCGTCGGGCCGCTTGGAGAACCGGAACTGGGCCACGTACGCCCAGAAGATGTCCATCTCCAGGAAGACCAGGTCGGGGTCGGTCTCCCGGAGCAGCACGTCGTAGAGACGGACCTTGGGGTTGTCGGTGGCGAAGGAGAACTCCTCGGAGTGGTTGTGCTGGTAGAACTTCATGCCCCGCGCCCTGGCCGCCGCGCCGTAGGTGTTGAACTCGTGGGCGGCCCGCTTCATCGCGTCGACGGTCATGCCGTAGCGGAAGGGACCGGCGGCGGTGCCGATGTGCTTGAGGCCCAGGGCCTGGGCGTCGTCGAGGACCTTGGTGAGGTTCTGGGCGAAGGTGTACGCGTTCGGGTCGCTCGCGTAGTAACCGACGTGGCTGCCGATCGGGGTGAGGCCGTGGTCGCGGGCCAGGCGCCTCAGCTGGGCGAGGGTGATGGGGCCCGCCGAGCCCTGGGTGTAGCCGGCGAACTCGACCTCGTCGTAGCCGTACTTCTCCAGCTCGGCGAAGACGGGGGCGAAGCCGAGGGTGGAGACCTTGTCGCGCAGGCTGTAGAGCTGGATGCCGAGCCGGCCGGGCGGGAGGACGGGGCGGCCCCGGCCCTTGCCCGCGGCCGCCGACTCGGTGTCCGCGGCGGCCTGCGCCGGGGCTGCCGCGCC
The DNA window shown above is from Streptomyces akebiae and carries:
- a CDS encoding aldehyde dehydrogenase family protein, whose amino-acid sequence is MTPTPTPAPALTLKAGTAWTDAWRRCLAVAPEAFRDDRVLNLWNNSWQADGRALPATSPVDGSPVAGPPRLDGATAHHAVRACLDQHRAWRHVPLAERRARVAATLDALTQHRELLALLLVWEIGKPWRLAQADVDRAIDGVRWYVDGIEPMVQGRVPLDGPVSNIASWNYPMSVLVHAMLVQALAGNAVIAKTPTDGGVACLTLASALAAREGVPVTLVSGSGRELSEALVRAPEIGCVSFVGGRDTGAAVATAVADLGKRHVLEQEGLNTWGIWNHTDWETLTAVVPKLFDYGKQRCTAYPRFVVQRELFDEFLAAYLPAVRTLRVGHPLAVEHPDDPYPPLDFGPVINAAKAKELTDQVAEAVDRGAVPLHRGRLADARFLPGQDTGAYVQPVTLLGPPSSSPLHHAEPFGPVDTIVLVDTEAELLAAMNASNGALVATLSTDDRATYERLAPQIRAFKVGHGRPRSRGDRDELFGGFGASWRGAFVGGELLVKAVTRGPAGERLPGNFPEYHLMPSAA
- the sucD gene encoding succinate--CoA ligase subunit alpha, producing the protein MAIYLTKESKVLVQGMTGGEGMKHTRRMLAAGTNVVGGVNPRKAGRTVDFDDRAVPVFGSVHEGIEATGADVTVVFVPPAFAKAAVVEAADAGIGLAVVITEGIPVHDSVAFTAYARAKGTRIVGPNCPGLITPGQSNAGIIPADITKPGRVGLVSKSGTLTYQLMYELRDTGFSTCVGIGGDPVVGTTHIDCLAAFQDDPDTELIVLIGEIGGDAEERAAAYVRDHVTKPVVGYIAGFTAPEGRTMGHAGAIVSGSSGTARAKKEALEAVGVRVGNTPTETARLVLAALEGGA
- the sucC gene encoding ADP-forming succinate--CoA ligase subunit beta; protein product: MDLFEHQARELFEEHGIPVPRAEVTDSPKEAREIARRLGGRVVVKAQVKTGGRGKAGGVKLAADPAATELTARQILGMDIKGHTVRQVMIAEPVAIESEFYVSYVLDRAAGRFLAIASAEGGMDIEEVAATRPEAVARIPVDPVEGVTSAKASEIAEAAGLPPQTVDVLMRLWEVLTREDALLVEVNPLVRTEKGRILALDGKVTLDDNAGFRQTRWGDEGFAPDDPLEAAAAAKGLNYVKLDGEVGVIGNGAGLVMSTLDVVAGCGARPANFLDIGGGASAQIMADGLSVILSDPAVKSVFVNVFGGITACDAVADGIVQALDSVQLTKPLVVRLDGNNAVRGRAILDDRDHPLVHQATTMDGAARRAADLAHAN
- a CDS encoding thiamine pyrophosphate-binding protein, whose product is MPDGNSQDLISGGHLVAKALKAEGVEVIYTLCGGHIIDIYDGCVDEGIEVVDVRHEQVAAHAADGYARITGRPGCAVVTAGPGTTDAVTGVANAFRAESPMLLIGGQGAHTQHKMGSLQDLPHVDMMTPITKFAATVPDTARAADMVSMAFRECYHGAPGPSFLEIPRDVLDAKVPVEKARVPKAGAYRASTRSAGDPEAIEKLADLLVHAERPAILLGSQVWTTRGTESAIELVRTLNIPAYMNGAGRGTLPPGDPHHFQLSRRYAFSGADVIVIVGTPFDFRMGYGKRLSPDATVVQIDLDYRTVGKNRDIDLGIVGDAGLVLKSVTEAASGRLNGGASKRKEWLDELRAAEQTAIEKRLPSLRSDASPIHPYRLVSEINDFLTEDSVYIGDGGDIVTFSGQVVQPKSPGHWMDPGPLGTLGVGVPFVLAAKKARPDKEVVALFGDGAFSLTGWDFETLVRYDLPFVGIVGNNSSMNQIRYGQKAKYGEERERIGNTLGDVHYDKFAQMLGGYGEEVRDPADIGPALRRARESGKPSLINVWVDPDAYAPGTMNQTMYK
- the frc gene encoding formyl-CoA transferase codes for the protein MTPTAGTSTKALEGIRVLDMTHVQSGPSATQLLAWLGADVVKLEAPTGDITRKQLRDLPDVDSLYFTMLNCNKRSITLNTKTERGKEILTELIRRSDVMVENFGPGAVDRMGFTWDRIQEINPRIVYASIKGFGDGPYTNFKAYEVVAQAMGGSMATTGFEEGPPLATGAQIGDSGTGVHAVAGILAALYQRESTGRGQRVNVAMQHAVLNLCRVKLRDQQRLAHGPLREYPNEDFGDEVPRSGNASGGGQPGWAVRCAPGGPNDYVYVIVQPVGWQPLSELIGRPELADDPEWATPEARLPKLNKMFQLIEEWSATLPKWEVLERLNAHNIPCGPILSTKEIIEDESLVSNEMVVTVPHPERGEFVTVGSPLKLSDSPVDVTSSPLLGEHNEEVYVGELGLGDEELRLLKSNGVI
- a CDS encoding acetate--CoA ligase family protein gives rise to the protein MAEDRVLRVRTLLDAVRAEGRSALTAPEGKVIADAYGIAVPGEELARDVEEAVSYAARFGGPVVMKIVSPDILHKTDAGGVIVGVEGAADVRAAFHTVVDNARAYAPAARIEGVQVQELLPKGQEVIVGAVTDPTFGKVVAFGLGGVLVEVLKDVTFRLAPVDADEALSMLDSIRAAEILHGVRGAPAVDRWAIAEQIRRVSELVADFPEIAEVDLNPVIATPEGAVAADIRVILAESVPKPRRRYTREEILTSMRRLMQPSSVAVIGASNEQGKIGNSVMRNLVDGGFAGEIHPVNPKADDILGRKAYKSVTDVPGEVDVAVFAIPAKFVAAALEEVGRKGIPNAVLIPSGFAETGEHELQGEIVAIAERYGVRLLGPNIYGYYSTWQDLCATFCTPYDVKGGVALTSQSGGIGMAILGFARTTKTGVSAIVGLGNKSDLDEDDLLTWFGEDPHTECIAMHLEDLKDGRAFVEAARATVPKKPVVVLKAGRTAAGAKAAGSHTGALAGDDAVYEDILKQAGVIRAPGLNDMLEYARALPVLPAPRGDNVVIITGAGGSGVLLSDAVTDNGLTLMEIPPDLDASFRTFIPPFGAAGNPVDITGGEPPSTYEATIRLGLEDPRIHALVLGYWHTIVTPPMVFAELTARVVAEFRERGVEKPVVASLAGDVEVEEACQYLFERGVVAYPYTTEKPVAVLGAKYRWARAAGLLGGGR
- a CDS encoding OFA family MFS transporter; the encoded protein is MATTDISTPVPYREVTDAGGRMYRIGESDLDIMGRKRKWMVILPWVGMMGISSAEYAFASAEETLHTAHSWSNQHIFWMLGVWVFFQAAVAFPAGKLRENGKLPARWAMMLGAVGTLLGYVSLAFAPHVVVAYIGFGMFSGMGAGMVYATCVNMVGKWYPERKGGKTGFVNGGFAYGSVPFVFIFTGYMDLTNFRWVLVCVGVFLATVVAVAGYFFQDPPKNWWPAEVDPLRKPDDPRARRALEKNPPAVKQYTPGEAWRTGRVALMWFCLLCTSGVNIFGIAFQVPFGNEAGFAGGIVATAMSLKAIVNGTGRGVIGWLSDRYGRKQCLIFVCIVLGLSQYGILWSGNIGNLPLFLVFSSISGFGGGAIFPMFAAMTADYFGENNNASNYGLVYSSKLVSGLLGSGMGAVVVGAWDYAGAFLLAGTISLFAGCVAVFLHPPGRPRNRRITPNPRPLGDEVA
- a CDS encoding sugar phosphate isomerase/epimerase family protein — protein: MSRTHQPDPELTHRLSRRGMLGVAAGATVAALLGAAAPAQAAADTESAAAGKGRGRPVLPPGRLGIQLYSLRDKVSTLGFAPVFAELEKYGYDEVEFAGYTQGSAGPITLAQLRRLARDHGLTPIGSHVGYYASDPNAYTFAQNLTKVLDDAQALGLKHIGTAAGPFRYGMTVDAMKRAAHEFNTYGAAARARGMKFYQHNHSEEFSFATDNPKVRLYDVLLRETDPDLVFLEMDIFWAYVAQFRFSKRPDGTSAPFEPLDYVLRRPNRYPLFHVKDGESDPSNPFGYRMVDVGDGDIDYQKFISAVTRLKGHRLAHHWQAEHDNPAESFTFARRSSEHLHSLREKC